The Zygotorulaspora mrakii chromosome 3, complete sequence genome includes a region encoding these proteins:
- the MIH1 gene encoding putative tyrosine protein phosphatase MIH1 (similar to Saccharomyces cerevisiae MIH1 (YMR036C); ancestral locus Anc_2.596), with protein MVRLQLTHDNNKKDNESNLLNKMNIGYRFNDEHNIFKNIHDFLKPKSKVPPNSDTEKDENMELYQCTRVGSWSPSKGIDTNHIGQTVKKASSLCEDLTSSVSAHSGVIQLDIPEAAPKVDLSDSFKRGEKSSFFFPSSCTSYDSSNSEIINSFPGKVINHDDNDALLPHYYPSRPLRRNSHNSIGTNSGGRLYRSNHIANIKRSRKSLKGSRQSLRRFNSTEVCQKASSEQQLSGSAPLPTLKTHHPRLSVSNIPFYQDERVTSDQFPRITAATLQKIVQNQKHKPDFDCYSIIDCRFDYEFKGGHIANAINISSREELEHEFIQNGRNSHNLLIFHCEFSSYRGPLLASHLRNCDRMVNYDNYPDLYYPDILILDGGYKAFFDEFPELCNPKRYIGMDSSENLVSRDQEMERFRQDSKRVVSRNSSLHKLTSVSSSRTSSIQRIGSSQDLINSTQRMKVLESPTFKYEAPPRLSIGRYSNSNIFGSSDDCSSASRLSIASSPNLSTNKMSLMDEMDNDSCYSFDEGDSTFTTPVLTISTPNIMQSLTEDEKKAELNPVKRLLFSNTLMEEEGEASE; from the coding sequence ATGGTAAGATTACAATTAACCCATGATAATAATAAGAAGGACAATGAATCAAACCTTTTGAACAAGATGAATATAGGATATCGTTTTAATGATGAACACAACATCTTCAAGAACATACATGATTTCCTGAAGCCCAAGAGTAAAGTGCCGCCCAACAGCGACacagaaaaagatgaaaatatggaaCTGTATCAATGCACAAGGGTGGGATCATGGTCACCTTCCAAGGGTATTGATACTAACCACATAGGTCAAACAGTGAAAAAAGCCAGTTCTCTTTGTGAGGACTTAACGAGCTCAGTAAGTGCACATTCGGGTGTGATTCAGCTAGATATACCGGAAGCTGCCCCCAAAGTTGATCTTTCAGATAGCTTTAAGAGAGGAGAAAAGTcctccttttttttccccAGCAGCTGTACCTCTTATGATAGTTCAAATAGCGAAATTATCAACTCATTTCCAGGCAAAGTTATAAACcatgatgataatgacgCTTTGCTACCGCACTATTATCCATCCCGTCCCCTCAGAAGGAATAGTCATAATAGCATTGGAACAAACAGCGGAGGTAGACTATACAGATCTAATCATATCGCAAACATAAAGAGAAGCCGGAAATCTTTAAAAGGAAGTAGACAAAGTCTTAGAAGATTCAATTCCACAGAGGTTTGTCAAAAGGCGAGTTCAGAGCAGCAATTGAGTGGGAGCGCTCCATTACCCACACTCAAGACCCATCATCCCAGATTGTCGGTCAGTAATATCCCCTTCTACCAAGACGAAAGGGTGACGAGCGATCAGTTTCCAAGGATAACTGCAGCCACTTTGCAGAAAATAGTTCAAAACCAAAAACACAAGCCAGATTTTGACTGTTACTCCATCATTGATTGCAGATTTGATTATGAGTTCAAAGGTGGTCATATAGCCAACGCCATTAATATATCGTCGAGAGAAGAGCTGGAACACgaatttattcaaaatggaaGGAACTCTCACAATTTGCTCATTTTTCACTGCGAGTTTAGTTCTTACAGAGGTCCGCTTCTTGCTTCACATCTGCGTAATTGCGATAGGATGGTCAATTACGATAATTATCCAGATCTATACTATCCAGATATTCTAATACTGGATGGCGGTTATAAAGCGTTCTTTGATGAATTCCCGGAATTATGCAATCCAAAAAGATATATCGGTATGGATTCTTCTGAGAACCTTGTTTCTCGAGATCAGGAAATGGAGAGATTCAGacaagattcaaaaagagTGGTTTCAAGGAATAGTTCCTTGCATAAGTTGACCTCAGTATCCAGTTCTAGAACATCGAGTATCCAGAGAATAGGATCTAGTCAAGATCTGATCAACAGTACACAGAGAATGAAAGTCCTTGAATCACCGACTTTTAAGTACGAAGCACCACCCAGATTGTCGATTGGAAGATATAGTAATAGTAATATATTTGGAAGCAGTGACGATTGTTCTTCAGCCAGTAGGCTATCAATCGCCAGTAGTCCAAATCTGAGTACAAACAAAATGTCTCTGATGGATGAGATGGATAATGATTCATGCTATAGCTTTGATGAGGGTGATAGCACCTTCACAACGCCCGTTTTAACGATAAGTACGCCTAATATCATGCAATCGTTGacagaagatgaaaaaaaagcagagCTGAACCCTGTAAAGCGACTTCTTTTCTCCAACACTCTaatggaagaagaaggcGAAGCAAGTGAGTAA
- the ELM1 gene encoding serine/threonine protein kinase ELM1 (similar to Saccharomyces cerevisiae ELM1 (YKL048C); ancestral locus Anc_2.597) — MNVDQRLRNPTLIPEGNFLDQRTFPFIEPPSKKLREDENIQSPSISYQSSRSSTFAKPTYHGIIEENTTYLIERIRPYVKEIVNENRHCLNEYTLISSIGHGQFSKVYKACSQLDKSIVAIKMISKKPWNNQQYSMNQTMRQIQLWKSRGLSHTITGDEAVKLMNVQKSRWEIYVLSKLSSPHVVLLQECLDSSLSKSIWIVNEWCNLGELKWRRRNNEQVHSQWEQFLPGCNCLSFAKRALIDLTQGLSYMKSQGCIHRDIKPSNILVDSTQNLLKISDFGCTILAPETLPFNDALLRDSFKAELNKIVGTPAFIAPELCKFEDHAASNIEDGFKLDIWSLGITMFSLLYNTMPFYGENEFDTYQKVTNSSLRSKINGEFLNDLVINRLLDKNPETRIDIEELTEIILPIQNQKNLKSESKKHSKRKTSVQNFLTKLFNGKSKAKNSPSVAHESSKREEITQNSNPSVQSSQFFDPSFYPNNSSSSSSSSYDEPIQVTDFMEPACVSLYGESQHDTEQVKSTNVLHNKSNRLNTSSGSEASESVSVLSISPIKIPTPIKALIRIKNSPNSKKMTGKARHISPLKGKSRADKENAKLAHSNDIINFQKYIHPKAQGEGTSKNKATVSTTEDIQEYLKYADDG, encoded by the coding sequence ATGAATGTTGACCAACGACTGAGAAATCCCACTTTGATTCCAGAAGgaaattttcttgatcaaaGAACTTTTCCATTCATAGAGCCTCCTTCCAAAAAGCTACGGGAGGATGAAAACATACAAAGTCCATCTATAAGCTATCAATCTTCGAGGTCGTCCACATTTGCTAAGCCTACCTACCATGGTATAATAGAAGAGAATACAACATATCTTATAGAGCGTATAAGGCCTTACGTAAAGGAAATTGTTAACGAAAACAGACATTGCCTAAATGAATACACGttgatttcatcaattggGCATGGTCAATTCAGTAAAGTATACAAAGCATGCTCCCAGCTCGATAAATCCATCGTGGCGATTAAAATGATATCTAAAAAACCGTGGAATAACCAACAATACTCAATGAATCAAACGATGAGACAAATTCAACTGTGGAAGTCTCGTGGCTTATCGCACACGATTACGGGTGATGAAGCCGTCAAACTAATGAATGTTCAGAAGTCTAGATGGGAAATTTACGTTTTAAGTAAACTGTCTAGCCCGCATGTCGTTCTGCTCCAGGAATGTTTAGATTCTTCTTTAAGCAAATCTATTTGGATTGTAAACGAGTGGTGTAATTTGGGTGAACTAAAATGGAGACGAAGAAACAATGAGCAAGTTCACTCACAATGGGAACAGTTCTTGCCTGGTTGTAACtgtctttcttttgcaaaaagGGCTTTAATAGATTTAACTCAAGGCTTATCATATATGAAATCACAGGGCTGCATCCATAGGGATATAAAACCATCAAACATCCTCGTTGATAGCACTCAAAATTTactcaaaatttcagattttGGTTGTACAATCTTAGCACCAGAAACACTACCATTTAACGATGCATTACTGAGAGATTCTTTTAAAGCCGAACTGAACAAAATAGTCGGTACCCCAGCATTCATTGCACCCGAGCTCTGCAAATTTGAAGACCATGCTGCAAGTAACATTGAAGACGGATTTAAATTAGATATTTGGTCGCTTGGCATAACGATGTTTAGCCTACTATACAACACAATGCCCTTCTATGGcgaaaatgaatttgacACATATCAAAAGGTCACAAATTCGTCCCTTAGATCCAAAATTAACGGTGAATTTCTTAACGATTTGGTAATCAACAGATTGTTGGATAAAAATCCTGAAACAAGAATCGACATAGAAGAACTAACTGAGATCATTTTGCCAatacaaaatcaaaagaaccTCAAAAGCGAATCCAAAAAACATAGTAAACGTAAAACGTCGGTTCAAAACTTTCTAACGAAACTTTTTAATGGGAAAAGTAAAGCCAAGAATTCACCGTCAGTGGCGCATGAGTCATCaaagagagaagaaataaCTCAAAACTCTAACCCATCAGTACAGTCTTCGCAGTTTTTTGATCCTTCCTTCTATCCCAACAattcctcctcctcctcctcctcttcATATGATGAACCCATTCAGGTAACCGATTTCATGGAACCAGCTTGTGTTTCTTTATATGGGGAATCACAGCATGATACCGAACAGGTAAAAAGTACCAATGTACTCCACAATAAATCTAACAGGCTGAATACTAGTAGCGGAAGTGAAGCGTCAGAATCTGTATCAGTTCTCTCCATATCACCAATTAAAATACCGACGCCGATCAAAGCATTAATACGCATTAAAAACTCACcaaattcgaaaaaaatgactGGTAAAGCCCGCCATATATCACCCCTGAAAGGCAAAAGTAGAGCAGACAAGGAGAATGCCAAATTGGCCCATTCTAATGATATTAttaattttcaaaaatatattcatcCCAAAGCACAGGGCGAGGGaacatcaaagaataaagCAACCGTGTCCACCACAGAGGACATTCAAGAATACCTCAAGTATGCGGATGACGGATAA
- a CDS encoding C2H2-type zinc finger protein (similar to Saccharomyces cerevisiae MSN4 (YKL062W) and MSN2 (YMR037C); ancestral locus Anc_2.598) — protein sequence MNFAQCSKRDPHVACNQPNSFQRHGIKKQQRSSMSVLDGSLNNDLFSKLYKNGTQSSNLKVISWENPVLSDEEDEFGFKNFDPVMPSLRPITSPKSPKSISSSTKNKSKNQKFIIPSMMLSENASAAAKVATTGTDKIDSISHIDKRKYDLSMNNQLPLKLSKSPPPHYHTIVPSPLISSTASSRRRRSTPNIMTIHNSYTNNMSSNATNDFNTASGNTSSSVSRAKSRSITPMSGTDNDAKPFKCKECSKAFRRSEHLKRHVRSVHSTERPFACMFCDKKFSRSDNLSQHLKTHRKHGDF from the coding sequence ATGAATTTTGCCCAATGCTCAAAGAGGGATCCACATGTCGCTTGCAATCAGCcaaattcttttcaaagacatGGTATCAAAAAGCAACAAAGGAGCTCAATGTCTGTATTGGATGGTTCTTTGAACAACGatcttttctcaaaattatACAAGAATGGTACGCAgtcatcaaatttgaaagttaTATCATGGGAGAACCCAGTACTttctgatgaagaagatgaatttggtttcaagaattttgatcCAGTGATGCCAAGTTTAAGACCAATTACTTCGCCAAAATCACCAAAATCAATCTCTTCgtcaacaaaaaataaatcaaagaaccaaaaatttattataCCATCAATGATGCTTTCTGAAAATGCTTCAGCTGCTGCAAAAGTTGCTACTACAGGGACAGACAAAATTGATTCAATATCACATATTGATAAGAGGAAATATGACCTCTCAATGAATAATCAACTGCCGTTAAAATTGAGCAAATCTCCACCACCGCACTATCACACGATAGTTCCAAGCCCACTTATCTCATCAACAGCTTCATCGAGGAGAAGAAGATCCACTCCAAATATAATGACAATCCATAATAGCTATACCAATAATATGTCCAGTAACGCCACTAATGATTTCAATACTGCAAGCGGTAACACAAGTTCAAGTGTAAGCAGGGCAAAAAGTAGATCCATTACCCCTATGAGTGGTACGGATAATGATGCAAAACCCTTTAAATGTAAGGAATGTTCAAAGGCTTTTAGAAGAAGCGAACATCTAAAGAGGCATGTGAGATCGGTTCATTCAACAGAGAGACCATTCGCATGCATGTTTtgtgataaaaaatttagtcGAAGCGATAACCTGTCGCAACATTTAAAGACACATAGGAAACACGGTgatttctga
- a CDS encoding uncharacterized protein (similar to Saccharomyces cerevisiae YKL063C; ancestral locus Anc_2.599), with product MQGGIRRKKDLLPRYKSSNGKSVRGGSRLLTTPMKKVLVYVLALSLVFAMIRIGFWGSNKEPELRLVEKTIADSLKQSSDAEYPGTGSADGAAFLDGGANANAKLGGNGNGKGAIEGSVKDNAEPKRKVPKEQFNNEVAKQQEVKNLEKEYKPPVPKNQVNNEVKNKIET from the coding sequence ATGCAAGGTGGTATCAGGAGAAAGAAGGACTTGTTGCCCCGCTACAAGAGCTCGAATGGGAAATCGGTGCGTGGGGGCTCGAGGCTGCTGACGACGccaatgaaaaaagtgcTGGTGTACGTTTTGGCGCTCAGTCTGGTGTTTGCAATGATCAGGATCGGCTTTTGGGGGTCCAACAAGGAACCCGAGTTGCGACTGGTCGAGAAGACCATTGCGGACAGTCTCAAACAGAGTTCCGATGCGGAGTACCCCGGTACGGGGAGCGCAGATGGAGCGGCGTTCCTGGATGGCGGTGCCAACGCCAATGCCAAGCTGGGTGGCAATGGCAATGGCAAGGGCGCCATCGAGGGGAGCGTCAAGGACAATGCGGAACCCAAGCGAAAAGTCCCCAAGGAACAATTCAACAACGAGGTTGCGAAACAACAAGAGGTCaagaatttggaaaaagagtACAAACCGCCGGTACCCAAGAACCAGGTAAATAACGAagtcaaaaataaaatagAGACATAA
- the CCS1 gene encoding copper chaperone CCS1 (similar to Saccharomyces cerevisiae CCS1 (YMR038C); ancestral locus Anc_2.600) codes for MTNEESLNNFEATYATPMHCDGCTKEISKCLSGVNGIKELKFDVEKQILSVNGTVAPSSIINALQTCGRDAIIRGAGKPNSSAVSILETHEKIDLNKDTPVRGLARIVEVSENCTFFDITLNGVEKAGKYWASIHETGDVSGGPSTTGDVWYKFEEPIECNSKSDIDDRLYSGKAFLKAPLNVWQLIARSFVVTANKDHEIQGSKDSICGVIARSAGIWENDKQVCACSGKTIWQERKEALQRNIK; via the coding sequence ATGACTAACGAAGAGagtttgaacaattttgaagccaCATATGCAACCCCAATGCACTGTGATGGATGCACAAaggaaatttcaaagtgtTTGAGTGGAGTCAACGGAATCaaggaattgaaatttgacGTGGAAAAGCAAATATTAAGCGTTAACGGTACAGTTGCCCCATCAAGTATCATCAATGCTCTGCAAACTTGCGGTCGTGACGCAATAATTAGAGGAGCAGGTAAACCAAATTCGTCAGCAGTGTCCATTCTCGAGACGCACGAGAAAATAGATCTGAACAAGGACACACCCGTGCGTGGACTCGCAAGAATAGTCGAAGTTAGCGAAAACTGTACTTTCTTCGATATAACTTTGAATGGAGTCGAGAAAGCAGGCAAGTACTGGGCAAGCATCCACGAAACCGGAGATGTATCCGGCGGGCCTTCCACAACAGGCGACGTGTGGTACAAGTTCGAGGAGCCAATAGAATGCAATTCAAAGAGCGATATCGACGACAGATTGTACAGCGGAAAGGCGTTTCTGAAGGCCCCATTGAACGTGTGGCAACTGATCGCGCGCAGCTTTGTAGTAACAGCAAACAAAGATCATGAGATCCAAGGCTCAAAGGACAGCATTTGCGGGGTCATTGCACGCAGCGCAGGAATCTGGGAGAATGACAAGCAGGTGTGCGCATGCAGCGGCAAGACGATCTggcaagaaagaaaagaagcgCTACAAAGAAACATAAAATGA
- the MNR2 gene encoding putative Mg(2+) transporter MNR2 (similar to Saccharomyces cerevisiae MNR2 (YKL064W); ancestral locus Anc_2.601) produces the protein MSGKKKPEQMPLLSPNTSLKSDESESHHSPGRNSHHGKSFTKLHGDSFVFGKEKGRPDIDFDEPDSLGILHESEGSSAREERDTFIDHRPTLSRLGGSKARSLSNNFVHRASLPAVLTKSHSSKKLKEQELFKKSNLSRLSPSELEAWAKNGNYGGDPYGSGMNRPQGPHRRNTLGSEDVVIDVDELMQHVRNKTKEQRSNAGDNSSGIASGSAKSSKSKGYNSRPSSRGSLTNSSLDDVCLYLDDEDSTSDKMWPDISVLEEFSKEETEKLRKQAVDDAEEFHFQYDDEDEGDEDSNLNGREGIFFSQPIVTGIDVPELGNTKVNEAEQLKSGRLRPKKLAPWHLKRSSLSYKTSEAKNMDSDQMRDNFLVGRNIQYPPHIVSNNPEHFRFTYFRIDLDSTIHSPTVSGLLQPGQKFDDLFISSVYSDKMSSKKSETPLTKSSTPHQGQPQAGTQLIQNTASHLQLNRSSYGLSGLQADLEEDDISPFWLDVLNPTEEEMKVLSKAFGIHPLTTEDIFLGEAREKVELFKDYYLVCFRSFDIVAERYTRKKKERQESISPMVERESLHRSQNSTSKPRTNWFQSMFHKRRSSTNRTATTYNSTLTARHRKNLKEQEEKEKYKRKSGDRYKPRQGELEPLNVYIIVFRTGVLTFHFAPTPHPINVRRRARLLKDYLNVTSDWIAYALIDDITDSFAPMIELIEDEVYNIEDAILKMHHSDDSSDDSSDESDDGSSDGGSFGFDRASGRSAFTKTSRTTVSSSSRSRSTGDSTFNANIIGWKKKGDMLRRIGECRKRVMSISRLLGSKADVIKGFSKRCNEQWDVAPRSEIGMYLGDIQDHIITMVSSLNHYEKLLSRSHSNYLAQINIDMTKVNNDMNDVLGKITILGTVVLPMNVITGLWGMNVLVPGQKRDSLTWFISIFASMVLLAYTAYVYTKRKFGF, from the coding sequence ATgagtggaaaaaaaaaacctgAGCAAATGCCGCTGCTCTCGCCAAATACAAGTTTGAAATCTGATGAATCCGAATCCCATCACAGTCCTGGACGTAATAGTCATCACGGGAAAAGCTTTACGAAACTTCACGGAGActcatttgtttttggtAAAGAGAAAGGCCGTCCTGATATAGATTTTGACGAACCTGATTCTTTGGGTATTCTACATGAAAGTGAAGGGTCATCCGCAAGAGAGGAGAGAGACACCTTTATTGACCATCGACCAACTTTGAGCCGGCTTGGTGGTAGTAAGGCGAGGAGTTTATCGAATAATTTCGTGCACAGAGCCTCATTGCCGGCTGTTCTTACGAAAAGTCATAgcagcaaaaaattgaaggaacaagaattattcaaaaaatccaaCCTGTCGAGGTTAAGTCCGTCTGAGTTGGAAGCTTGGGCAAAAAATGGGAACTATGGTGGCGATCCGTATGGAAGTGGCATGAACAGGCCCCAGGGCCCTCACAGAAGAAATACACTAGGATCAGAGGATGTTGTGATTGACGTTGATGAACTTATGCAGCATGTACGTAATAAAACCAAAGAACAGAGGAGCAATGCCGGTGACAATAGTAGTGGTATAGCGTCAGGGTCAGCAAAAAGCTCAAAGAGCAAGGGATATAATTCAAGACCATCATCTAGAGGATCATTGACGAACTCGTCCCTTGATGATGTTTGTCTATACttggatgatgaagatagCACTAGCGATAAAATGTGGCCAGATATCAGTGTTCTGGAAGAGTTCTCgaaagaagaaactgaaaaacTCAGAAAGCAAGCAGTCGACGATGCTGAAgaatttcactttcaatatgatgatgaagacgaagGCGATGAggattcaaatttaaatggGCGCGAGGggatatttttttctcaaccAATCGTTACAGGTATTGACGTGCCAGAGTTAGGTAACACTAAGGTCAATGAAGCAGAACAGTTAAAATCAGGACGTTTGAGACCAAAGAAGCTGGCTCCATggcatttgaaaagatcatCCTTATCTTATAAAACATCAGAGGCCAAAAATATGGATAGTGACCAAATGCGTGATAATTTCCTTGTTGGACGTAATATACAATATCCACCGCATATCGTTTCAAATAATCCTGAACATTTCAGATTCACCTATTTTAGAATTGATTTAGATTCAACAATTCATTCACCTACGGTTTCTGGATTATTGCAGCCCggtcaaaaatttgacgaCCTATTTATCAGTTCAGTTTATTCTGATAAAatgtcttcaaaaaaatctgagACACCATTAACAAAATCAAGCACACCACATCAAGGACAACCACAAGCAGGGACACAACTGATTCAAAATACAGCATCTCATTTACAGCTCAATAGATCTTCTTACGGGTTGTCAGGATTGCAAGCGGATTTAGAGGAAGATGATATATCACCATTTTGGTTAGATGTTTTAAATCCCACTGAAGaggaaatgaaagttttgaGTAAGGCATTCGGGATACATCCATTGACAACTGAAGATATTTTCTTGGGAGAAGCCAgagaaaaagttgaattaTTCAAGGATTACTATCTTGTTTGTTTTAGAAGTTTCGATATTGTTGCCGAGAGATATACTCGTAAAAAGAAGGAGAGGCAGGAATCAATAAGTCCAATGGTTGAGAGGGAAAGTTTGCATAGATCACAGAATTCAACATCAAAACCTCGCACCAATTGGTTTCAGTCAATGTTTcataaaagaagaagctcAACAAACAGGACGGCAACTACATATAATTCAACCTTAACTGCTAGACATCGTAAAAATTTAAAGGAGCAGgaggaaaaggaaaaatataaaaggAAATCTGGTGATAGATACAAACCACGTCAAGGTGAATTAGAACCATTGAATGTTTATATTATTGTGTTTCGAACTGGTGTCCTaacatttcattttgctcCAACCCCACATCCAATTAATGTTAGAAGAAGAGCACGTTTGTTGAAGGATTATCTAAATGTCACATCTGATTGGATTGCTTATGCGTTGATTGATGATATAACAGATTCGTTCGCACCAATGATTGAATTAATTGAAGACGAAGTTTataatattgaagatgCCATATTAAAGATGCATCACAGTGATGATTCCAGTGATGATTCCAGTGATGAATCCGATGATGGCAGTTCCGATGGCGGATCTTTTGGATTTGACAGAGCATCGGGTAGATCAGCCTTCACCAAAACAAGCAGAACAACGGTATCATCGTCAAGTAGGTCAAGATCAACGGGTGATTCAACATTCAATGCCAATATTATCGgttggaagaaaaaaggtgATATGTTGAGACGTATTGGTGAATGTCGTAAAAGAGTAATGAGTATATCAAGACTGTTAGGATCCAAGGCCGATGTTATCAAGGGATTTTCCAAGAGATGTAATGAACAATGGGACGTTGCACCCAGGTCTGAAATAGGAATGTATTTGGGTGATATTCAAGATCATATAATTACAATGGTGTCATCTTTGAATCATTATGAAAAACTTCTAAGCAGATCTCACTCAAATTATTTGGCACAGATCAATATTGATATGACGAAGGTCAATAATGACATGAACGATGTTTTGGGCAAGATTACCATATTAGGAACTGTCGTTTTGCCCATGAACGTCATCACCGGTCTCTGGGGTATGAACGTTTTGGTACCTGGTCAAAAACGAGATTCATTAACCTGGTTTATCAGCATTTTTGCAAGCATGGTGCTTCTCGCTTATACTGCTTATGTTTATACGAAGAGAAAATTTGGGTTTTAA